Proteins encoded by one window of Vitis riparia cultivar Riparia Gloire de Montpellier isolate 1030 chromosome 11, EGFV_Vit.rip_1.0, whole genome shotgun sequence:
- the LOC117925427 gene encoding uncharacterized protein LOC117925427: MGISRTEVNLRRLLAAAPQQQNQAKLIHYVATLREQLEQLTEERTLEGLPRVSKPKVNEYSEKIEAIASKITAPSSNVQVSQEPFSGTSGKEGTSKTEEEDHMPLSPGLRRRFVPASKFEDRSHDTIKADALGPVKLDAAAQEASRRPDR, from the exons ATGGGTATCAGTAGAACTGAAGTAAACTTGAGGAGGTTGCTTGCAGCCGCACCTCAGCAACAAAATCAGGCAAAGCTTATACAT TATGTTGCTACTTTACGAGAACAATTAGAACAATTGACTGAAGAGAGAACTCTAGAAGGATTACCAAG AGTTTCAAAACCGAAGGTGAATGAATATTCAGAGAAGATCGAAGCTATTGCTTCCAAAATAACTGCTCCATCG TCCAATGTGCAAGTTTCCCAGGAGCCTTTTTCTGGTACTTCTGGCAAGGAAGGCACTTCTAAAACTGAAGAAGAGGATCACATGCCCCTTTCCCCAGGATTGCGAAGGAGATTTGT GCCTGCTTCAAAATTTGAAGATAGATCTCATGATACTATAAAGGCAGACGCATTGGGGCCAGTCAAATTGGATGCTGCAGCACAG